In Nicotiana tabacum cultivar K326 chromosome 21, ASM71507v2, whole genome shotgun sequence, one DNA window encodes the following:
- the LOC107770613 gene encoding uncharacterized protein LOC107770613, which produces MAIGVFCGVVPFIFRRRPSEFKEEDTRKTRRLHTRVIKKLPSILVSRKYKAAKGSKVRNSCGVKTPKAATWHNSSVAKTTKSPTFHNSCGVASNFRIMTDIRNKILSLRDLLDLSPCDGSESANELLISTLRDLHQLYPSINPNFSLAKIDGTAIHEKVRCFCDILKSIGEMWTGNDEWMVKCKENSHSKLNDFEYVSALLEDIIKLASERMIQMTDDDEEDDEDEHEDNYEDIEDDQTRDRSPSPDAFEEDIEDDQTTERSPSPDAFERDFSESYSSNNTSLSSSPTSILPEIITNASKKNAKASIAAPLRLSLKVQAVGKKNPIEVKHLSFHMFPNVNQDSNIEAKQDFEYSQDCEIVDLPEILLTNLENLSENSGIYWTGASNGQPVQARVTFDVLLPPSSISKLQSNVTEQAAVPPSPYILSPKIIESQGPTTAAPDSTLSPESEESTPSSPAAQPTTLGNSVTPPPPPPPPPITSKNRAVPPPPLPPPRKSEIVHSSPPPLSPHKGLRGMVSSHPLPPRASNGATPAPAPPSPKPIGKVAAPPPPPMPMGKRATPPPSPPPPMAMKKGGAPPPPPPVFAGAKNPRLKKAATKLKRSSQMGNLYRSLKGKVEGSSLDGKSKGGKGKFSAASKGGKPGMADALAEMTRRSAYFQQIEEDVKNHAKTIMEMKKAIASFHTSDMSELIRFHNYVELHLEKLTDESQVLARFEDFPFKKLEALRTAATLYSKLNSIVCTLQSWQPASPVSQHLARAERYFNKIKGDVDSLERTKDEESKKLKTHKIHFDFSILVRIKELMVDVSSNCMELAIKEKREAMSREKDGAAQTNEGREKESAQLLWKAFQFAFRVYTFAGGHDERAEKLTKELAEEIETGLHR; this is translated from the exons aacaaaaagtcCAACTTTTCATAATTCATGTGGAGTAGCCAGCAACTTCAGAATAATGACAGATATAAGAAACAAGATCCTCTCTTTGAGAGACTTGCTTGATCTTTCTCCTTGTGATGGCTCTGAATCTGCAAATGAG CTGCTGATATCAACTCTGAGAGATCTGCATCAACTGTATCCTTCGATCAACCCGAATTTTTCATTGGCAAAAATTGATGGAACAGCAATACATGAG AAAGTGCGATGCTTTTGTGATATATTGAAATCAATCGGGGAAATGTGGACCGGAAATGATGAGTGGATGGTCAAATGCAAAGAGAACTCACACAGTAAACTAAATGATTTTGAATATG TATCGGCATTGCTCGAAGATATTATTAAGCTAGCTAGTGAAAGGATGATACAAATGACGGATGACGATGAGGAGGACGATGAGGATGAGCATGAGGACAATTACGAGGATATTGAGGATGATCAAACCAGAGATAGAAGTCCTTCACCTGATGCATTTGAGGAGGATATTGAGGATGATCAGACCACAGAAAGAAGTCCTTCACCTGATGCATTTGAGAGAGATTTTTCCGAGTCTTATTCAAGCAACAATACTTCTCTTTCGAGCTCTCCAACTTCAATTCTCCCCGAGATAATAACCAATGCTTCAAAGAAGAATGCAAAGGCTTCTATCGCCGCGCCTCTTCGCCTATCACTCAAAGTCCAAGCAGTTGGAAAGAAGAATCCAATTGAGGTAAAGCACCTGTCATTCCACATGTTTCCCAATGTAAATCAGGATTCAAATATAGAAGCAAAGCAAGATTTTGAATATAGTCAGGATTGTGAAATAGTGGACTTGCCAGAGATTCTGCTGACTAACCTGGAGAATTTATCAGAAAATAGTGGAATATATTGGACTGGTGCATCAAATGGTCAACCCGTGCAAGCTCGTGTTACATTTGATGTGCTTTTACCTCCATCTTCAATTTCTAAGTTGCAATCAAATGTAACAGAACAGGCAGCAGTGCCACCTTCTCCATACATTTTATcaccaaaaattatagaatcacaGGGACCAACAACAGCTGCACCTGATTCCACGCTCTCACCAGAGAGCGAGGAATCAACACCATCGTCACCAGCGGCCCAACCTACTACATTAGGAAACAGCGTAACACCTCCACCTCCACCCCCACCTCCTCCGATTACATCGAAAAATAGAGCAGTGCCTCCACCGCCGTTGCCGCCTCCAAGGAAATCAGAAATTGTACATTCATCTCCACCTCCACTTTCACCTCACAAAGGATTAAGGGGTATGGTAAGCTCACATCCACTTCCACCAAGGGCATCAAATGGAGCAACGCCAGCACCAGCACCACCTTCACCAAAGCCAATTGGAAAGGTAGCTGCACCTCCACCACCACCAATGCCAATGGGAAAGAGAGCTACACCTCCACCATCACCACCTCCACCTATGGCAATGAAAAAAGGAGGtgcaccaccaccaccaccaccggtGTTTGCAGGTGCCAAAAATCCACGACTTAAGAAAGCAGCCACTAAACTGAAAAGATCATCCCAAATGGGAAATCTTTATCGATCTCTTAAAGGAAAAGTTGAAGGATCTAGTTTAGATGGTAAATCAAAAGGGGGAAAGGGAAAATTTAGCGCCGCATCAAAAGGAGGTAAACCAGGAATGGCTGATGCATTAGCTGAGATGACAAGGAG GTCAGCATATTTCCAACAAATTGAAGAGGATGTTAAAAATCATGCAAAAACAATAATGGAAATGAAGAAGGCCATTGCTTCTTTCCATACATCAGATATGTCTGAGCTCATTAGATTCCACAATTATGTAGAGCTCCACCTTGAGAAACTAACAGACGAATCTCAG GTGCTAGCAAGATTTGAAGATTTTCCTTTTAAGAAGTTGGAAGCTTTGAGGACGGCAGCAACTCTCTATTCCAAGTTAAATTCAATAGTCTGTACTTTACAGAGTTGGCAACCGGCCTCGCCTGTTAGCCAACATCTTGCTAGAGCTGAGAGGTACTTCAACAAG ATAAAAGGAGACGTGGACTCTCTGGAAAGGACAAAAGATGAAGAATCCAAGAAATTAAAAACCCATAAAATCCATTTTGATTTCAGTATCCTTGTGCGCATCAAAGAATTGATGGTCGATGTTTCCTCAAACTGTATGGAACTGGCAATAAAG GAAAAGAGAGAAGCAATGTCAAGGGAAAAAGATGGAGCTGCACAAACAAATGAAGGGAGAGAAAAGGAATCAGCTCAACTGCTTTGGAAGGCCTTTCAGTTTGCATTCAGAGTATATACTTTTGCTGGCGGGCATGATGAGAGAGCAGAAAAGTTGACAAAAGAATTGGCTGAAGAAATCGAGACAGGCCTTCATCGTTAG